A part of Variovorax sp. HW608 genomic DNA contains:
- a CDS encoding tannase/feruloyl esterase family alpha/beta hydrolase has protein sequence MNSRRSRQRWDVRVLFGLIVSAGVAGCGGGGSGSAAVVGGRSCAEMAGLTVSASDIGLATQGAKVTGATSIAASGTGSTAVGAFCRVTAEIAPVDTTASPIKMEVNLPETWNGKALMFGGGGLNGSILSTAGTIRLQPANVAIPLGRGYVTFGSDSGHSGTTSDGTFARNDEMLRNYAYEALKKTKDVATKLVSVRYGKAPDKLYFHGSSNGGKEAMAMIQRYPNDIDAAMIFWPATMFGTAQVQWARISKAFAQPGAYLSMAKRKLVLDAAMSVCDGLDGVTDGLISNPKACQTSFDPSTANYAGKPVRCASGTDEGDSCLSDAQIMALKTMATPMTFSYPLGSGETQFPGYSVWGMDLGAKTSDSVSSTVTQQGLGSIAPTYPAAANMPYLHIITEQYIKYFVARDSNASWATVDPANPVPYVDRISQLTALLDQPKTDLSEFYMRGGKIILLHGNSDQLIPYEASEDYYRRVVAKMGSGVVNSFMKFYELPGTAHSGVGTSFTPTWDVLGALDTWVSTGQAPVAPVITDTYAVPGRTRPLCEYPQYPRYQSGNVNSATSFTCVN, from the coding sequence ATGAATAGTCGTCGTTCCCGCCAGAGGTGGGATGTCAGGGTATTGTTCGGCCTGATCGTCAGCGCGGGCGTGGCGGGTTGCGGGGGCGGTGGCAGTGGAAGTGCTGCCGTAGTAGGGGGGCGCAGCTGCGCCGAGATGGCGGGCCTCACGGTCAGCGCATCCGATATCGGCTTGGCGACTCAAGGCGCGAAGGTGACCGGAGCCACCTCCATCGCCGCATCTGGCACGGGGTCGACGGCGGTAGGCGCGTTCTGTAGGGTGACGGCTGAGATTGCGCCGGTGGACACGACGGCCTCCCCCATCAAGATGGAAGTCAACTTGCCGGAGACCTGGAACGGCAAAGCGCTAATGTTTGGTGGCGGTGGCCTCAATGGCAGCATCCTCAGCACCGCAGGAACCATCCGCCTCCAACCCGCCAACGTAGCGATTCCCCTGGGCCGCGGTTACGTCACCTTCGGGAGCGACTCCGGGCACAGCGGTACCACATCGGACGGCACCTTTGCGCGCAACGATGAGATGTTGCGCAACTATGCGTACGAGGCGCTGAAGAAGACCAAGGACGTAGCCACCAAGCTGGTGTCCGTGCGCTACGGCAAAGCGCCCGACAAGCTGTATTTCCATGGCAGCTCTAACGGCGGCAAAGAGGCCATGGCCATGATTCAGCGATATCCCAACGACATCGATGCAGCCATGATCTTTTGGCCAGCCACGATGTTCGGTACGGCCCAGGTGCAATGGGCACGCATCTCAAAGGCGTTTGCACAGCCAGGCGCCTATCTATCCATGGCCAAGCGCAAGCTGGTGTTGGATGCGGCGATGTCCGTATGCGACGGCCTTGATGGCGTTACCGATGGCCTCATCAGCAACCCAAAGGCCTGCCAGACTAGCTTCGACCCAAGCACAGCCAACTATGCCGGCAAGCCGGTGCGTTGCGCGTCGGGCACGGATGAAGGCGACAGCTGTCTGTCGGATGCCCAAATCATGGCACTCAAGACCATGGCTACGCCGATGACCTTCTCCTACCCGCTTGGCAGCGGCGAAACACAGTTCCCTGGCTACAGCGTCTGGGGCATGGACCTTGGTGCGAAGACATCGGATTCGGTGTCGTCCACCGTCACGCAGCAGGGGCTGGGCAGCATTGCGCCAACCTATCCGGCTGCCGCAAATATGCCCTATCTGCACATCATCACGGAGCAGTACATCAAGTACTTCGTAGCGCGCGACAGCAATGCGAGCTGGGCCACCGTGGACCCCGCGAATCCTGTGCCCTACGTGGACCGTATCTCTCAGCTGACCGCCTTGCTGGACCAGCCCAAGACCGACCTGAGCGAGTTCTACATGCGCGGTGGCAAGATCATCCTGCTGCACGGCAATTCGGACCAGCTCATCCCTTATGAAGCCAGCGAGGATTACTACAGGCGTGTAGTCGCCAAGATGGGCAGTGGGGTCGTGAACAGCTTCATGAAGTTCTACGAGCTGCCGGGTACCGCACATTCTGGCGTGGGCACGTCCTTTACGCCCACCTGGGATGTCCTGGGCGCGCTGGACACGTGGGTGTCCACAGGGCAGGCTCCAGTCGCTCCGGTCATTACTGACACCTACGCCGTACCAGGCCGCACTCGGCCGCTTTGCGAATACCCGCAGTACCCCAGGTATCAGTCAGGAAACGTCAACAGCGCGACGAGCTTCACTTGCGTGAACTGA
- a CDS encoding IS1595 family transposase: protein MELPSAGIHYPGSLGEFQAWFQSDADCLDYLEWLRWPSGFVCPACDHAGGWRLGDGRFMCADCGDRTSVTAGTIFDRTRTPLTVWFAACWHFACGKDGISALSLKRTLEIGSYQTAWAMLHRLRSVLVRPDRELLRGKVEVDETYIGGLDPGLPGGRAQGKKILTCVAVEILEPKGFGRCRMAPVADGSAQSLLGFVSANVEPGATVITDAWQSYRGLEKKGYVHDRRSQRAASARGEDPGALLPAVHRIASLAKRWLLGTHQGAVEAAHLPSYLNEFVFRFNRRRSRSRGMLFYRVMELAVAHDPVRYKDLVRTKGPKAKKPKPPGKRGHPPSLERPRQHRPWRHNSG from the coding sequence ATGGAGCTTCCAAGCGCAGGCATTCACTATCCCGGCTCCCTCGGCGAGTTCCAGGCGTGGTTTCAGTCCGACGCCGACTGCTTGGACTATCTGGAGTGGCTGCGTTGGCCATCGGGGTTTGTCTGCCCGGCATGCGATCACGCCGGTGGATGGCGGCTGGGAGACGGAAGATTCATGTGCGCGGACTGTGGCGACCGCACGTCCGTGACGGCGGGGACCATCTTCGACCGAACCCGTACGCCGCTCACGGTCTGGTTCGCGGCCTGTTGGCACTTCGCCTGCGGCAAAGACGGCATCTCGGCCTTGAGTCTGAAGCGCACCTTGGAGATCGGCTCGTACCAGACGGCCTGGGCCATGCTGCACCGGTTGCGATCGGTCCTGGTTCGTCCCGATCGGGAACTCCTGCGGGGCAAGGTAGAAGTGGACGAAACCTACATCGGTGGGCTCGATCCTGGGTTGCCTGGCGGGCGTGCGCAGGGGAAGAAGATTCTGACTTGCGTCGCAGTCGAGATCCTGGAGCCCAAGGGATTCGGCCGCTGTCGCATGGCGCCCGTCGCCGATGGTTCGGCGCAGTCGCTGCTGGGCTTCGTGTCGGCGAACGTTGAGCCGGGGGCAACGGTGATCACCGATGCCTGGCAGAGCTACCGAGGATTGGAGAAGAAGGGCTACGTCCATGACCGTCGCAGCCAGCGGGCCGCCAGCGCACGCGGTGAAGACCCTGGTGCGCTACTGCCAGCTGTGCATCGGATCGCGTCCCTGGCAAAACGCTGGCTGCTCGGCACCCACCAAGGAGCGGTGGAAGCCGCGCACCTACCCAGCTACCTCAACGAGTTCGTCTTCCGCTTCAACCGCCGCCGCTCGCGCAGCCGCGGGATGCTGTTCTACAGGGTCATGGAACTCGCCGTCGCACATGACCCTGTCCGATACAAGGACCTCGTGCGGACCAAGGGCCCCAAAGCCAAGAAGCCCAAGCCGCCGGGCAAACGCGGGCATCCGCCAAGCCTGGAGCGCCCTCGGCAGCACCGGCCGTGGCGGCACAACTCCGGTTAA
- a CDS encoding phage integrase family protein, producing the protein MKSSAPDARPAPKRRPQDEFPSADALAALRAWYAGLDARAAVARYLGQDKATGQSSRAVLGAIRRGLAGYARARHRDDLAALMEHPAAERDARASAVKAAIETLRNLSVPEPLVTDKVGRWLPARAARAITACGIKTLADLTVRVPHRRRWWATVPGLGARSASQIEAFFAAHPRLTEQARALVVVPRTETPPWERFVAPTEVDGSRGAFRAPQATCTLSARNDYEAVRTWLELQESAATQRAYRKEAERLMLWAILERGKALSSLTTEDAIAYRAFLRRPTPRDRWVGPARPRSSPEWRPFQGPLSGRSVAYALSVLGALYRWLIEQRYLLANPFAGVKVKGAQRGGAFDSSRVFTEHEWTLIRSCADGIEWIGGWSEEGAQRLRFVLDFWYATGLRPSEMVGARLGDIEEDAQDDLWLNVVGKGSKHGKVALPLLARGAIDLYLAHRRLPITRSRWDPKTALVAGLAEDASGITAARLWAIMRRFFLHVAHTLREISPVTAEKLRRATPHWMRHYVPFPTMSCERRARTGMTRFRWLRRATAARLPDIVRRPTGC; encoded by the coding sequence ATGAAAAGTAGTGCTCCGGACGCCAGGCCGGCTCCGAAACGAAGGCCACAGGATGAATTTCCGAGCGCCGACGCGCTTGCGGCGCTACGTGCCTGGTATGCGGGCTTGGACGCTCGCGCAGCCGTCGCGCGATACCTTGGTCAGGACAAGGCAACAGGGCAGTCCTCCCGCGCGGTGCTTGGCGCCATCCGCCGTGGCTTGGCTGGCTACGCACGGGCCAGGCACAGGGACGACCTCGCGGCACTGATGGAGCATCCCGCGGCCGAGCGGGACGCGCGCGCCTCCGCGGTCAAGGCTGCGATCGAAACCCTGCGCAACCTGTCCGTGCCCGAGCCACTCGTGACGGACAAGGTTGGGCGTTGGCTGCCGGCGCGCGCCGCGCGGGCCATCACGGCCTGCGGCATCAAGACCCTGGCCGACCTGACCGTGCGCGTGCCGCATCGGCGCCGCTGGTGGGCCACCGTTCCAGGACTCGGCGCCCGCAGCGCGAGCCAGATCGAGGCGTTCTTTGCAGCACACCCGAGGCTGACCGAGCAGGCGAGGGCGCTGGTTGTTGTTCCCCGCACCGAAACCCCACCATGGGAGCGCTTTGTCGCTCCGACGGAGGTCGACGGCTCCCGAGGCGCATTCAGAGCACCGCAGGCGACCTGCACGCTCTCCGCGCGGAACGACTACGAAGCCGTGCGAACCTGGCTGGAACTGCAGGAATCCGCCGCCACTCAGCGCGCCTACCGCAAGGAGGCGGAGCGCCTCATGCTTTGGGCGATTCTTGAGCGCGGCAAGGCGTTGTCGTCGCTGACCACGGAAGATGCGATTGCGTATCGCGCGTTCCTTCGCCGGCCCACACCTCGCGATCGGTGGGTCGGGCCGGCCCGGCCGCGGTCGTCGCCCGAGTGGCGCCCGTTTCAGGGGCCGCTTTCCGGCCGTTCGGTCGCGTATGCGCTGTCCGTCCTCGGGGCGCTCTATCGATGGCTGATCGAGCAGCGATACCTCCTCGCCAATCCGTTTGCCGGCGTCAAGGTGAAGGGGGCTCAGCGAGGGGGCGCCTTCGATTCGTCGCGTGTTTTCACGGAGCACGAATGGACGTTGATCCGCTCGTGCGCTGATGGCATCGAGTGGATCGGCGGATGGAGCGAGGAGGGCGCCCAACGCCTGCGGTTCGTTCTGGACTTCTGGTACGCCACGGGCCTTCGTCCCAGCGAAATGGTCGGCGCGCGTCTGGGCGATATCGAAGAGGACGCGCAGGACGATCTCTGGCTCAACGTCGTCGGCAAGGGCAGCAAGCACGGCAAGGTCGCGCTGCCGCTGCTTGCCCGCGGAGCGATTGATCTTTATCTCGCTCATCGACGGTTGCCCATCACGCGATCGCGCTGGGATCCGAAAACCGCGCTCGTCGCCGGGCTCGCCGAAGACGCTAGCGGGATCACCGCGGCGCGCCTCTGGGCCATCATGCGGCGGTTCTTCCTGCATGTGGCTCATACGCTTCGCGAAATCAGCCCTGTCACCGCCGAAAAGCTGCGGCGCGCAACGCCGCACTGGATGCGACACTATGTACCCTTCCCGACTATGTCTTGTGAAAGACGCGCACGGACCGGTATGACGCGGTTTCGTTGGTTGCGCCGCGCAACTGCCGCGCGCTTGCCCGACATAGTCCGGCGACCTACAGGCTGTTGA
- a CDS encoding site-specific integrase, whose product MIQLASLASLLERFFTQRLMLQRQASAHTISSYRDTFRQFLNFAEKRLHKPPSRLNFEEIDAPLIAAFLDDLEKRRGISVRSRNLRLTAIHSFFRFAAFEAPAHSAQIQRVLAIPSKRYTRTLVPFLTRAEVDALLLAPDRHTWSGRRDHAFILVAVQTGLRLSEMTALTRDDLILGTGAHLRVIGKGRKERCTPLAKPTQAVLTAWLRERQRGDGQVLFPSAKGERLSVHGVQYLLNKHRFTASSTCPSLRQKRVTVHRLRHTMAMDLLQSGVRRSVIALWLGHESVETTQIYLDASLAMKEQALAKATPLQGRSIRYRPSDQLMEFLNSL is encoded by the coding sequence ATGATCCAACTCGCCAGCCTTGCCTCGCTGCTGGAGCGCTTCTTCACACAGCGCTTGATGCTGCAGCGCCAGGCCAGTGCACACACCATCAGTTCCTATCGCGACACCTTCCGCCAGTTTTTGAATTTCGCCGAGAAGCGGCTGCACAAGCCGCCGTCACGCCTGAACTTCGAGGAGATCGATGCGCCCTTGATCGCAGCGTTCCTCGATGACCTGGAGAAGCGCCGTGGCATCAGCGTTCGCAGCCGCAATCTGCGACTCACAGCGATCCATTCCTTCTTTCGCTTTGCGGCGTTCGAAGCTCCGGCGCATTCCGCGCAGATCCAGCGCGTCCTGGCCATTCCGAGCAAGCGCTACACGCGCACCCTGGTCCCGTTCCTGACCCGCGCGGAAGTCGACGCCTTGCTGCTTGCTCCGGATCGACACACATGGTCGGGGCGGCGCGATCACGCATTCATACTGGTGGCGGTGCAGACCGGCTTGCGGCTGTCCGAGATGACCGCGCTCACGCGCGACGATCTTATCCTCGGGACAGGGGCGCATCTGCGCGTGATCGGCAAGGGCCGCAAGGAGCGATGTACGCCGTTGGCCAAGCCAACGCAGGCCGTCTTGACCGCCTGGTTGCGCGAGCGACAGCGCGGCGACGGGCAAGTCTTGTTTCCCAGTGCCAAGGGCGAGCGCCTGAGTGTTCATGGGGTGCAGTACCTGCTGAACAAACATCGATTTACGGCATCGAGCACCTGTCCGTCGCTGCGACAGAAACGCGTTACCGTCCACCGCTTGAGGCACACCATGGCCATGGACCTTCTGCAGTCCGGCGTGAGGCGCTCCGTGATTGCCCTTTGGCTCGGGCATGAGAGCGTGGAGACCACGCAGATCTATCTCGACGCATCCCTCGCGATGAAGGAACAGGCTCTGGCCAAGGCCACACCACTTCAGGGGCGATCGATTCGGTATCGGCCCAGCGATCAACTCATGGAGTTCCTCAACAGCCTGTAG
- a CDS encoding tyrosine-type recombinase/integrase codes for MNTLQQAVQDYLAMRRDLGFKLREAGDGLLEFAAFMRRRHAAYITSELALAWAQQPSDATPTHWAQRLSFVRGFARYRSATDPRTQIPPPGLLPFEPRRVRPYLYSDEEISRLLRAALAMRCRYRRDALRPRLFHCLFGLLSVTGLRLGEALNLKLSDVDLDAAVLTIRGAKCGKDRLVPLHASTCHVLRQYLAERELIWARPVSSYVFASKWGHRLDTGDVHRTFYALSRQIGLRGPSDSHGPRLHDMRHRFATNTLVRWYQRDQDPERLLPVLSAYLGHVHVADTQWYLNGSPELMREAMRRLEHCWEGRP; via the coding sequence ATGAACACACTACAACAAGCTGTCCAAGACTATCTGGCGATGCGGCGCGACCTGGGCTTCAAGCTCAGGGAAGCCGGCGACGGCCTGCTCGAGTTCGCCGCCTTCATGCGCCGACGCCACGCGGCCTACATCACTTCGGAGTTGGCTCTGGCATGGGCGCAGCAGCCCAGTGATGCGACGCCGACCCATTGGGCGCAACGACTGAGCTTCGTTCGCGGATTCGCCCGCTATCGCAGCGCGACAGATCCGCGCACGCAGATTCCGCCGCCAGGCTTGTTGCCATTTGAACCCCGGCGGGTACGCCCCTATCTGTATTCCGACGAAGAGATCAGCCGCTTGTTGCGTGCAGCGCTCGCCATGCGCTGCCGTTATCGGCGTGACGCACTCAGGCCGAGGTTATTCCACTGCCTGTTCGGACTCCTGAGCGTCACGGGCCTGCGACTCGGCGAGGCGCTCAACCTCAAGCTTTCAGACGTCGACCTGGATGCCGCGGTGCTGACCATCCGCGGTGCCAAGTGCGGCAAGGACCGCCTTGTGCCCTTGCACGCGTCCACCTGCCACGTGCTCAGACAGTACCTTGCCGAGCGTGAACTCATTTGGGCCCGTCCCGTGTCATCCTACGTGTTCGCCTCGAAGTGGGGTCATCGACTTGATACCGGGGATGTGCATCGGACTTTCTATGCGCTGTCGCGGCAGATCGGCCTGCGCGGCCCGTCCGACAGCCACGGGCCACGCCTGCATGACATGCGTCATCGCTTCGCGACGAATACGCTCGTGCGCTGGTACCAACGGGACCAGGACCCCGAGCGCCTTCTGCCGGTGCTGTCGGCCTATCTCGGACATGTCCACGTCGCCGATACGCAGTGGTATCTGAACGGGTCCCCCGAACTGATGCGTGAGGCCATGCGTCGCCTCGAACACTGCTGGGAGGGGCGGCCATGA
- a CDS encoding site-specific integrase, translated as MKFVISNQVVLSRVPDGPIAPYLGGFADSLIATGYTAWWIHRQVLLGASFSQWLGRKAVALQDLTSDHLTRYLQHRARRLRPRRDDHGALTHLLGFLRREGVVPEETTAVPTPSSVDQCVLAYEAYLREQRALTTATIVNYVPFVHAFLEHRFGAGVVKLSCLSAADVVNFVRHQAPRLHRKRAKLMTTALRSFLNYARFCGDVDVDLAAAVPVVPNWSMASIPRAIGPAQVRQLLASIDRRTALGRRDYAIVLLLARLGLRAGEVASLQLDDIDWKAGQLSVHGKSGYRNKLPLPADVGRAIAVYLKSGRPPSTSRSVFLRARAPVCGFQGGCTVGSIVRHRLQRSDVDAPTFGAHQFRHGLATEMLRGGASLGEIGELLGHRHPQTTMIYTKVDIQALRKLALPWPGDAR; from the coding sequence ATGAAGTTCGTCATCAGCAATCAGGTGGTTCTGTCGCGAGTTCCGGACGGGCCGATCGCGCCGTACCTGGGCGGATTTGCCGACTCGCTGATCGCAACGGGATACACGGCGTGGTGGATTCACCGCCAAGTCCTGCTCGGCGCCAGCTTCAGCCAATGGCTTGGCAGGAAGGCGGTGGCCCTGCAAGACCTGACCTCCGATCATCTGACGCGGTACTTGCAGCATCGAGCCCGACGCTTGCGGCCCAGGCGCGATGACCATGGGGCGCTCACGCACTTGTTGGGCTTTCTGCGACGCGAGGGAGTGGTTCCCGAAGAGACGACCGCGGTGCCCACGCCGTCCTCTGTTGATCAATGTGTCCTCGCCTACGAGGCGTATCTGCGCGAGCAGCGTGCCCTGACCACAGCCACGATCGTCAACTACGTTCCGTTCGTACACGCCTTCCTCGAGCATCGCTTCGGGGCGGGGGTGGTCAAGCTGTCGTGCTTGAGTGCCGCCGATGTCGTGAACTTCGTGCGGCATCAGGCGCCACGTCTGCACAGGAAGCGCGCCAAGCTCATGACCACCGCGCTGCGTTCGTTCCTGAACTACGCCCGGTTTTGCGGTGACGTCGATGTGGATTTGGCGGCCGCTGTTCCCGTCGTCCCCAACTGGTCGATGGCATCGATCCCGCGCGCAATCGGGCCGGCTCAGGTGCGTCAGTTGCTGGCCAGCATCGACCGGCGCACTGCGCTCGGGCGCCGCGACTATGCCATCGTGCTGCTGCTTGCCAGATTGGGGTTGCGTGCTGGTGAGGTGGCGTCCTTGCAGCTCGATGACATCGACTGGAAGGCGGGGCAGCTGAGCGTGCACGGCAAGAGTGGCTATCGCAACAAGTTGCCCCTGCCAGCCGACGTCGGCAGAGCGATCGCCGTCTATCTGAAGAGCGGTCGACCTCCGAGCACCAGTCGAAGCGTCTTTCTGCGCGCGCGAGCGCCGGTTTGCGGCTTCCAAGGGGGCTGCACCGTTGGGTCCATCGTGCGGCATCGCCTGCAGCGCAGCGATGTCGACGCCCCCACCTTCGGTGCGCATCAGTTTCGTCATGGACTGGCCACCGAGATGTTGCGCGGCGGCGCGTCGCTGGGCGAGATCGGTGAGCTCCTGGGGCATCGCCATCCACAGACAACGATGATCTACACGAAGGTCGACATCCAGGCTCTGCGCAAGCTGGCACTGCCGTGGCCGGGGGATGCGCGATGA
- a CDS encoding ComEC/Rec2 family competence protein, producing the protein MMDALKSVRTRFRAYQLGQAGASYSYFANQHFTLVEGMATDINITQVRREMEICGKESVDTLHITSWDNDHCSSSGLKWILEALRPSRIEYPGYPPHTDSARSCLQAIRSYQAIRRNTGVKVIAQCMDPPYLQSLESGKKLGYRNIVYHPKELRESSNDNSTVKLFREGSFNVASLGDVEDPAIAAMLRRCTIFNRETDVLILAHHGADNGFTTRRFLKEVEPRVAICTSNYDNHFDHPRQEIKDMLFERGIRIFTTKHGDVIIESVPPHTGKYRVVNLKSNSTQISSAYEYEAKKRKLLSMNGDTLRNIYKPGFKGLK; encoded by the coding sequence ATGATGGACGCCCTGAAATCGGTTCGCACACGCTTTCGCGCCTACCAACTCGGTCAGGCCGGCGCGTCTTATTCATACTTTGCCAACCAGCACTTCACCCTCGTCGAGGGCATGGCAACAGACATCAATATCACGCAAGTGCGTCGCGAGATGGAGATCTGCGGAAAGGAGAGCGTTGACACGCTTCACATCACGAGTTGGGACAATGATCACTGCAGCAGTTCCGGTCTGAAGTGGATCCTGGAGGCGCTGAGACCGAGCCGCATCGAGTATCCGGGATATCCGCCGCATACCGATTCCGCGCGGAGCTGCCTGCAGGCGATCAGGTCCTACCAAGCAATTCGCCGCAACACCGGCGTCAAGGTGATCGCGCAGTGCATGGACCCGCCGTACCTTCAATCTTTGGAAAGCGGGAAAAAGCTGGGCTATCGCAACATCGTCTACCACCCCAAGGAACTGCGCGAATCCTCGAACGACAACTCCACCGTAAAGCTGTTTCGCGAGGGCAGCTTTAATGTTGCAAGCCTGGGGGATGTTGAAGATCCGGCCATTGCAGCGATGCTTCGGCGCTGCACCATCTTCAATCGAGAGACCGACGTTCTCATTCTTGCCCACCACGGGGCTGACAACGGGTTCACCACTCGGCGCTTCCTGAAAGAAGTCGAACCCCGTGTCGCGATCTGCACGAGCAACTATGACAACCATTTTGATCACCCTCGGCAGGAGATCAAGGACATGCTCTTCGAGCGGGGTATTAGGATCTTCACGACCAAGCACGGCGACGTGATCATCGAGTCTGTTCCGCCGCACACTGGAAAGTACAGAGTGGTGAATCTGAAGTCGAATTCGACGCAGATTTCTTCCGCCTATGAATATGAGGCGAAGAAGCGCAAGTTGTTGTCGATGAATGGCGACACTCTGCGTAACATCTACAAGCCTGGATTCAAGGGACTCAAGTAG
- a CDS encoding patatin-like phospholipase family protein, with product MSEASSMPIALALSGGGVRAMVFHLGVLRRLAERGLLEHVTKVSTVSGGSLLVGLMLQETEMAWPGSEQFLQRTLPALREKLCATSLQWGALRQLRNPLNVRYVLSRSNLLALCLKNEWGIHRALSALPESPEWSINGTTAENGKRFRFKRSDIGDYNLGYAGASRFPLASALAVSAAFPGGFGPLRLDAKRFEWRKRPWDAPVGSEQPVKIEYESLHLYDGGVYDNLGLEPFFDAGRQRPKLEGHYLIASDAGAPLAKGFDHAQLSVFRLKRVADIMSDQARALRVRGFAGYLRTTPSGGAYIYIDTPVRDSRGEDSAPYVARFPTTLRRLQHSEFDRIFNHGYNVSLRVEREYGLFDAGVSNSGKGWK from the coding sequence ATGAGCGAAGCATCGTCCATGCCCATCGCGCTGGCGCTATCCGGGGGGGGCGTCCGAGCAATGGTGTTTCATCTCGGTGTCCTGCGACGCTTGGCAGAGCGGGGGCTGCTCGAGCATGTGACGAAGGTCTCAACCGTTTCGGGCGGTAGCCTCCTCGTCGGTTTGATGCTGCAAGAAACGGAGATGGCCTGGCCCGGATCCGAGCAGTTCCTGCAGCGGACGCTGCCAGCGCTGCGAGAAAAGCTCTGCGCGACCAGTCTTCAGTGGGGTGCCCTTCGACAACTACGAAACCCATTGAACGTCCGGTACGTGCTCTCGCGATCGAACCTGCTCGCCCTGTGCTTGAAGAACGAGTGGGGAATCCATAGGGCCCTCTCGGCGCTTCCGGAGTCGCCCGAGTGGTCGATCAACGGGACCACTGCGGAGAACGGCAAGCGGTTCCGATTCAAGCGCAGTGACATCGGTGACTACAACTTGGGCTACGCAGGCGCTAGCCGGTTTCCCCTGGCAAGCGCGCTCGCCGTCTCCGCTGCGTTCCCCGGTGGGTTTGGCCCGTTGCGCCTTGACGCGAAGCGCTTCGAATGGCGCAAACGTCCTTGGGACGCGCCCGTGGGAAGCGAGCAGCCTGTGAAGATCGAATACGAGAGCCTCCACCTCTACGATGGTGGCGTGTACGACAACCTCGGCCTGGAGCCCTTCTTTGATGCTGGGCGCCAGCGGCCGAAGCTCGAAGGCCACTATCTGATCGCTTCGGACGCTGGTGCGCCGCTCGCGAAGGGATTCGATCACGCACAGCTCAGTGTTTTCCGACTCAAGCGGGTCGCTGACATCATGTCAGATCAGGCGCGCGCGCTACGAGTGCGAGGATTTGCCGGCTACCTTCGGACAACGCCCTCAGGTGGCGCTTACATCTATATCGATACGCCCGTGCGGGACAGCCGAGGCGAGGATTCGGCGCCGTACGTCGCGCGCTTTCCCACGACATTGCGCCGTCTTCAGCACTCCGAGTTCGATCGAATCTTCAATCACGGCTACAACGTGTCGCTTCGCGTCGAGCGAGAGTATGGGCTCTTCGACGCCGGCGTCAGCAACTCGGGAAAGGGATGGAAATGA